The sequence TCAGCGCGGGCCCGGTCTTGCCCTGGGCGTTCGCGTAGTAGTCCGCGTACGGGTCCGTCGTGGCGGCCGTCGGGTTCCCGGCGGTGGTGGTGCCCTGCTGGCCGGCGGACGCGGCCGCCGGTATGCCGATCAGGGTGGCGGCGGCGAGGGCGGCCGCCCAGGGGGTCATGCGCGAGATCTTCATCAGGTGGGGGGTACCTCTCCCTACGCACCGTCCCCGCCCGGGGAATTGGCGGAGTGTCAGTGGCACAGCGAGGGTCACATTGTCATGTGCCGAACAGGTGAAAACCACGTGTCGGTAGTGGGGGACCTTGGTGTGTGCCGACCGTCCGCCGCGGGCAGGGTAGCGGTGGCCCCGGGGCGGGGCCGCACCGACCCTGACCAGCCCTCTCGGGAGCAGCCCATGGCAGTGAAGATCCTCATCGTGACCGGCGACGCCGCCGAATCGCTGGAGGTCCTGTATCCGTACCAGCGCCTGCGCGAGGAGGGCTACGAGGTTCACATCGCGGCGCCGCAGGTGAAGAAACTGCGGTTCGTGGTCCACGACTTCGAGGAGGGCTTCGACACCTACACCGAGAAGCCCGGCTACACCTGGCCCGCCGACCTGGCCTTCGTGGACGTGGTCACCGAGGACTACGCGGCCCTGGTCGTCCCCGGCGGCCGGGCACCCGAGTACCTGCGCAACGACCCCGAGGTGCGCCGGATCCTGGCCGCCTTCGCGGAAGCCGACAAGCCGATCGCCCAGATCTGCCACGGCCCGCTCATCACGGCCGCGGCCGGAGGCCTGACCGGCCGGCGGGTGACCGCGTACCCGGCGCTGGAACTGGACATGAAGGCGGCCGGGGCCGAGTTCGAGGACGCCGAGACGGTGGTCGACGGCACCCTGGTCTCGGCCCGGGCCTGGCCGGACCACTCGCGCTGGATGCGGGAGTTCCTGACCGTGCTGCGCGGCAAGGCCCCGGTGGTCTGAGCGGGGGCACGGATCACACGGACGGCCGTGACCCCCTGCGAGGGGGTCACGGCCGTCGGGTCGTGAAGGCGGCGCCGATCTCGGGCCGGACGCGAACGCGCCGACGATCCCCGGGGGACGCCGGCCGCCTCGACGGGCGTCAGCTCACGGGGTTGATCGCCGGAGCCGGCTCGTACTTGTAGTTCGCGCCGAAGTTCTTCTTCACGGCCGCCTCCCAGGAGCCGTCCGCGACCATCTTCTTCAGCGCGTCGTTGATCTTGCGCTGGAGTTCCTTGTTGCCCTTCTTGACCCCGATGCCGTAGTTCTCGTTGCTCAGGCTCGTGCCGAGCAGCTTGAACTTGCCCTCGTTGCCCTTACGGGCGGCGTACCCGGCCAGGATGGAGTTGTCGGTGGTCATGGCGTCGACCCGGCTCTCCTGGAGCGCGACGACGCAGTCCGCGTAGCCGCTCATCTCCAGCAGGCCCGCCTTGGGGGCGAGGTTCTTGCGCAGGTTCTCGGCCGAGGTGGAGCCGCTGACCGAGCACAGGCTCTTCGAATTGAGGTCCTCGGCCTTGGCGATCGAACCGTCGTTGGCGCGGGTCATCAGGTCCTGGTGCGCGACGAAATACGGGCCGGCGAAGTCGACCTTCTCCTTGCGCTTCTCGTTGATCGAATAGCTCGCGACGACGAACTTGACCTCGTTGTACTGGATCAGCAGTTCGCGGTCGTTGCTGTAGACCTGCTTGAATTCGATCTTGTTCGGCTTGTAGCCGAGTTCCTTGGCGACGTATGTCGCGACATCGACGTCGAATCCGGTGAAGGTGCCGTCGGTTTCCCGCATGCCTATGCCAGGCTGGTCGAACTTGATGCCGATGGAGAGGGTCTCGTCTCCCTGGTCCCCATCGTCGAAGACGCACCCGGAGGCGGTCAGGGCGATCGCGATCACTGCGGCGACCGCACCGGCCTGGGGAACCTTCATGCTGAACTCTTTCCTGGGGAACGCGGGACGCGTCACCGGGATCGCCGGGGGCGTGTGAAACCGCGCGAATGTGGGGACGTGGGGACGCGTGTACGAGGAAGCTAGGAAGCGGACGGGCTCACCGTCACTAGATTTGAGGAAAACTTGAGGATAACGATCCGGTTCAGCCGCAGATCATGCGGTGGCCCCGGGGCGTAGCGGGAGAAAAGGGCGGCCCAAGAACGCCCGTGGCGCGACGGGATGGAAATACGCCGCTAAGGGATGAAGGGCGCACATCGGGTTTGTCCCTATTTCGCCGCTGCGGAATTCGGTACGTACGGTCCATCCGGGCCGAGGTGATCGAATCGGCCGAAATGGCCGGAAGCGTACGATCGTTCGGGCCGGGCCGGGGGGTCGTGGGATCATGGGCGGGCAATGCCTGTGAACGAAGGGGGAGTTCGGTGAGCGGTGTACGCAAGGGACTGGCCAAGGTGGAGTTCGCGCTGCGGTGGGACCCCAGCCCGACGGGCACACCCGCGAACGACCTCGACATCGTCGCCGCCGTCTTCGGCGCCGAGGACCTCCACGGTTCGCCGGTCCAGCTGGTGCACTTCGGCAGCCGGTCGCCCGACGGAACCATCACCTTGAACCGGGACAGTCACACCGGCCAGGGCTTCGGCTTCGACGAGGTGATGACCATCGAGCTGAACCGGATGGCGCCGGAGTCGAGCCGGGTGGTGGTGGGCGTCGTCATCCAGAACGCCGAAGCCGGCGCGACCGGCCGGACGAAGAGCTTCGCCGACATCGGCGGCACCGGGTACCGGATCCGCGAGGGCCACGCCGACCTCGCCCAGGGTGACTTCACGGCCGTGGCCTCCGCCACCGCTGCCACCGTCGCCGAGTTCACCCGCGACGCCTCGGGCGCCTGGTCCTTCGACCTGCGGCTGCACGGTTTCGAGGCCGACCCGGAGGTGTTCGCGCGGACCATGGGCGCGCCCCGCTGAGGCCGGCCGCCGGGCCCGGCGCGGAGCCGCACGGATCGGGCGGCGACCACTCCTGGGGTGAGTGGTCGCCGCCCGATCCGGGTGGCGCGCTGCCGCCGTCCCCACGAGGCAGCGCGGGCAGGTCGCCGTCAGGTCATCAGGACGGCGGCCCGCCGGTTCAGGGGGCCTGGTCGGCCGGGGGTCCGGTGGGGCCGGGAGGGGTGAGACCCAGGGACGGGAGCAGTACGGCGTCGACGAACCGGACCAGGTAGTCGGCGTCCGCGTACCGCCCCTCCAGCACCGGCCGGATGCGGAGCACGCCCATCAGCTGGGCGGGCAGGAACTCCACGGCCGGATGGTCCGCGTCGATCTCGCCGCGCGCCACGGCCCGTCCGACCATCTCGTCGAACGCTGCCAGTTCCGGCTCGACCAGCGCCTCGCGCAGGGCGGCCTGGAGTTCCTCGTCACTGA comes from Streptomyces virginiae and encodes:
- a CDS encoding DJ-1/PfpI family protein, which codes for MAVKILIVTGDAAESLEVLYPYQRLREEGYEVHIAAPQVKKLRFVVHDFEEGFDTYTEKPGYTWPADLAFVDVVTEDYAALVVPGGRAPEYLRNDPEVRRILAAFAEADKPIAQICHGPLITAAAGGLTGRRVTAYPALELDMKAAGAEFEDAETVVDGTLVSARAWPDHSRWMREFLTVLRGKAPVV
- a CDS encoding glutamate ABC transporter substrate-binding protein, which encodes MKVPQAGAVAAVIAIALTASGCVFDDGDQGDETLSIGIKFDQPGIGMRETDGTFTGFDVDVATYVAKELGYKPNKIEFKQVYSNDRELLIQYNEVKFVVASYSINEKRKEKVDFAGPYFVAHQDLMTRANDGSIAKAEDLNSKSLCSVSGSTSAENLRKNLAPKAGLLEMSGYADCVVALQESRVDAMTTDNSILAGYAARKGNEGKFKLLGTSLSNENYGIGVKKGNKELQRKINDALKKMVADGSWEAAVKKNFGANYKYEPAPAINPVS
- a CDS encoding TerD family protein, translated to MSGVRKGLAKVEFALRWDPSPTGTPANDLDIVAAVFGAEDLHGSPVQLVHFGSRSPDGTITLNRDSHTGQGFGFDEVMTIELNRMAPESSRVVVGVVIQNAEAGATGRTKSFADIGGTGYRIREGHADLAQGDFTAVASATAATVAEFTRDASGAWSFDLRLHGFEADPEVFARTMGAPR